Below is a genomic region from Candidatus Cloacimonas sp..
CTATCATTCAACCAGGCGGTTCTAAAAACGATGAGGAATGTATTGCTGCTTGTAATGAATTGGGCATCGCTATGCTTTTCACTGGTTTTCGCCACTTCAAACACTAATTACAGATATACAGATTATCTATTTAAAGCGGATTAACAAAGAGTTATATCCCAAATAAGACAATTGAATCAATAAGAATATCTACTTATCGCTGATAACCTGAATTCCAATTTGGCAACTGATTTATTCCAATATGTTTAAGCTAAATTTGGCAGTTATGACATAAGAAGAATATATGTCACCTGATAGATCAATGAACTGGAATTTACACCAACATTTGGGACTCAACTTTTTGCTTTTCTCGGAATTTATATTATAATATAATTATATAGTGTTTGCTTATGAGGAGTTTCTAAATTACTTCCGGCAAATTAGTAGTAGTGAGTATTTTTCTGTTTGCTGTGACCCTCGGTTAAGAGAAAATAATCGGAAATTGATGTAAACCTTGAAAGTGGATCATTATGTATAATTAAGATATACTGCAAAATAGAGGTTATTATTTTTTATCTTAAGTATAAAACATATCCTTGATAAAAAGGAGGAATAGATTATGAAGAAGGTGATAATAGTATTGCTTGTAAGTGCTACTCTTATGTTTACGGGGCTAAGATTATATTCTCAAAACAATATGCCCTTAATACAGAGTTTAGCTGGTGAATATATAGGTTCATATTTTGGGAAAGTTATTGCTTCTATTGACTTTAATGCTGATGGTTATGATGATGTAGCGGTTTTTACCTTAAATAGCGGAATTAATCATTGGTCAAGTGTCCAAATTTATTTTTGTGGACCCAATATGGATGCAGTTCCCGATCTTATAAGAGAAAGCACATTCCAGGATCAGGTTATCAGCACAACTCTTTTAAATATTGGCGATGTAAATGGTGATAATTATGATGATCTTATGATTTCTGAGCTTTACTCACCAGAGATTACTGATTCCTTAGCCCTAAGAATATTCTATGGAGGACCCGAAGCATATCTGGAACCTGATTTTACATTAAACTCACCTTGGTTTAGTGACCCCATAATATTACCAATATGGTTTTTGGGAGATGTGAATGGAGATGGCTTAGATGATATAGGAATATATCATTTTATAAATACTAATTATCCTGACTTGGCAATATTGTTGGGAGGAACTTTTCAAATAGTTACTATCCAATACCACATTTGTCTGCAAAGATATCATAAACTTGCTGAAGCAGGTGATGTAAACAATGATGGCATTGATGATTTTATTGCCGGATTTGCCTTAGAGAAACCAGAGGGTATTATAACTTATCGCTATCTCTATTATGGGGGAAATCCCCTTAATTTGAACAATCGGGTTTTATTGCGTAGTTGGGGAGATTCAGAATGGAGCTTTCCCGGTGGCTATGGTGTAGGTGATTTTAATGGAGATGG
It encodes:
- a CDS encoding T9SS type A sorting domain-containing protein, with the protein product MKKVIIVLLVSATLMFTGLRLYSQNNMPLIQSLAGEYIGSYFGKVIASIDFNADGYDDVAVFTLNSGINHWSSVQIYFCGPNMDAVPDLIRESTFQDQVISTTLLNIGDVNGDNYDDLMISELYSPEITDSLALRIFYGGPEAYLEPDFTLNSPWFSDPIILPIWFLGDVNGDGLDDIGIYHFINTNYPDLAILLGGTFQIVTIQYHICLQRYHKLAEAGDVNNDGIDDFIAGFALEKPEGIITYRYLYYGGNPLNLNNRVLLRSWGDSEWSFPGGYGVGDFNGDGYDDFVYCEGDSWRDNNKLRLGGINIMETEEFTLHINEYISNLMDMTHQGVAYGDFNGDGYSDLAGSDYSAILWTGHAGVWLGGENPNGLFDLRITAPPTSPYHQFGRNIVSGNFNGDEYCDLAISAPHSDVPDLNDNLGYVYIFAGNAQLLDTSVANEDVFMPPVNSILKVKYFPNPNSSNNQEISYEIEGPLPEHISTAKISIYNIKGQVITNYQLDTQNLKSKRGILPAVKLKPGVYIVAMQINGKRVSTEKITINKGRIK